The genomic DNA TGCAGTGGCTCCATCAAGTTCATCTCACTCCAGCAGAGAAATTGGACCCATTCTACTTTATACGTCAGTGTAACATTAATACCAAGTTTTTGCAAGAGCTCAGTAAAGTCTAGACTGGATCATGAAGTGGTTTATTCCAGTGCGTGTGCTTCTTTCCGTCTCTGCCATCTGGCAAAGCTGGCAGAGAGCCCTGTGCTGAATCAGAGCCTCACCCAGCGCTGCTGCAGGGTTGGCAAACCATAAAAGGtggagggatgggagggatggaaaAGCCAGTGGGGAGAAAGGCCAGGAGCTTCAGGGAaggctgggagggaaggggcatcACCATTCCAGGATGCCAGGCTGTGgtgggggacaggaggggcagcaggggctggggaCAGCCCAAACCTGTTCAAATGGTAGCATCAAGCCAGTTGGCTCTCAGCCATCTCCATCCAGGGGAGAACAGTCCGCCGTCACTGAAGTGTGCCCCAGCTCCTGGGAGCCAGCGTGGGGCATGGCCACTGGGGACAGAGGACCGATTGCAGAGAGGAAGGCATCTGGGAAGTCTCTGCACATCAGCCATCCAGAGGGAAGGTGTCCTGAGGGATTCTTGGAACACAGCTCACCTAGGCTGAGCTGAAGCAGCATCTCGTTCACAGCATGCTCCTCACGTGCTGAGACCACCCACCCAACCTCCACAGGAGTCTCAGCCCCAGGACAAtcaaagaggaggagcagggctcACGTGCCCACACAGGATGATGAGCGAGGTCctaactgaaaatgagaagccCAGGCCTTCTCCAGGAGGACTGAGTGCTGTCACTAGAGAAGGCTGGCATTGCTCCTGGGAAGGGCACCATGCAAGGGACTGATCCTGGCAGAGGTTCTGCAGCCATTCCGGGTGCAGAGCTGGTAGTGCTTAAGGATCTGCTGCTTTTACCAGCTACCTGTTGGGAAGAGGCACCTCAGGAAGAGCTGAGTGAGAATTGAGCAGTGTGGCAGCACACAGGGCTGGTTTCTCTCTCGACAATAAAAATGGGAGCAAGCCACAATGGAGGTGACATTTGGTTTATTCtctgcatgttttatttcaccCTTGCCAAGAGCTTCCTGAAGGATGCATTGACTCCAGCTGCATCCCTGGCTTgtcctgcagctcttgcacaGGCAGGAGATCGAGCGAAGGGGGAGGCTGATGGCCACAGTCATCTCAAATCTGTTATTGCTTTGCAGTGGGTAAGAACTCATTCCTGAAAGGGCTTGTTGCTCAACCTGGAGAAAATTGTTCCATCACCTCTGGAAGtacagctccacctccttccaTGCCATCTCCCGGCACATTCACTGAGCATTTCCAAGCAATGCTGTGGAGAAGCATTTCcacagggaagggcaggaggcagAACCACACGAAGGTGCAGGAACAGCCCCAGCCAAGGTTTGTGGGTGGTgggaggggaggcagcagcaaaggctgaaGTCTCTGTTGTGTAAATCCACACGggcttattttatttcctcttccatcATTGAGGTAACCCCAGACTTCAGCCTGGGATAAGCTATAGCCTAGGGGAAAACCTACCGGGGGCGGAATCGCTGTGCACCCTCACCCATCCTTTGGCAGCCCCTTTGCTGAACCACATAAGTGGGAGCTCAAGGCTTTGTTTCTCTCCAACCTCACCTGAAACCTCAGCCTCAATGTAGATCTTGGCTGTTGGCTGAGCCTTCTCAGCGCCAGCAGCCCTGTCTCGAGGGGAGAAAAAACTGTAAAAGGAACATTTTGTAGACTGTCTTGTCCTCGGGCAGCACACAGAGGGGTCTTAGGCTTTCTGAGCATCCCATGGAGGCTCTGGAGTGCCCAAAGGCATCCAAAGATCTTCAGGTGCACCAAAAGGCACACAGAGAGCTCTGGGATGCACCAAAAAACAAACTAATGCCTGTCTGGATGCACAAAGACAAATGGATGGCATTTGGATGCATGAAAAGCCAAGCTAAGGGGTCTTAAGGGCATGGAAAGGGACATTGAAGATGCTGGAGTCACTGACTGGTGAGTGGGGAGTGCTGGGGGCACCGAAAGGTCCAAGGAGGGCTTTGGGGCAAACTGAAAGGCATTCAGAGGCTGCTGGCCTGCACCAAAATGCAAATGAAGGCTCCTGGGGTGCACTGAAAAGCACTCAGAGGTATGTGGTGTGTCCTCTGATGCACGCAGGATCTCCCAGGATGCAccaaaaagcacacagagaCAGAGTTCAATCCTGAAAAGCACACTGAGGGCCTTGGGCAGAAGAAGGGGCAGGACAGGgtgagatggaggagagagatCACCTGGCCCCCACCCCGGGAAGGGGGTGTGCAGGGCTGAGGGTGGCCTCGAGGAGCCTCCCAAAAgacacagagctgctgtgatCTGACCATGCCTGCAGCGGGGCTGAGCTGGAGGCTGCTGCCCCcaggagcaggagagagggAGCTTGGCATCATCGCTGGGGActctgggaggaggaagaaaagtgaTTTCCAGGCATGAAGTATCTTCTCACTGGTCCACAGAGAAACGTTTGCCACAGAGTGTGCTGGTAGTTATAGAAGGGCATGGACCATAGCCTGCCCAAGGCTAAAGCCTGATCGCTCTGCCTCAACGGCCACTGCAGATGTGGGATCTCCTCCAGAAGTGGGGGTCCCTGCGCAGGTTGTGGTAAATCACTGTGGTGGAGCCCATGAAGGTGCAGATGAAGATGCTGGCCATGAAGGAGAATGGTCCAATGATGAAGAAAGCAATGTAGTGCTGGGCGGGCAGTGAGGTCTCCTGGCATTGCCTGAAGGACTCATTCCCAAAGTCCAAGATTGGATGCTTGTTCAGCTGCTCTGGGACCCTGCAGAGGAGTGAACTCTgctctggaagagaaaagcagtgctgATGGGCACACTGGGCAACTGGGACAAGGCAGGGGTCAAGGACAGAGGGGATGGTAGGTCTGTATGGGACAGACAGGACCAGGGCAGGAGAACAGGGACGAGGCTGGCCAAGGTGGACCTGGGCAGGGTGCAAAGAAGGGGAGCAATGAGGGTTCAAGACTCATCTGTATCCTGCACCCTGGGGAGTGGGACAGCATGGGGGGGTGGGCACAGGAAAATGGGTTTGGGGTGGGATAGGGTGGGGTAGGGTGGAAGGTGGGGCAGGCAATGCGGTGGGTTTTGTTCCCAGGGAGCAGTGAGCAGCCAGCTTGGAGATGCCACAGAAGATCTCAGCCAGCACAAGCAGCAGGCACCCACCCGAGCTGGAAGCAAGAAGGAGCAGGTGGCAGCAGAGGGAGAGTTGTTCCTCGCCAAGGTTCACGGAGGAATAAATGCAGGGTTAGACCCATGTTCATAAAGGCATTGGGGAAGGGAATGAAGGCAGTGAGTCCTGGCTGGGTCAGTGGTGATGACCCACCTTGACACACAGGCTCTTCTTTCCCCCCCAGATGCCCATTGCCCAGCACACCAGGACTGTGGCCACTGTTGGGGACACTGCCCAGCCTTCCTTTCCAGGCAATCCCTGCTGGTGACCAACGACCAAAGGTGGGTGCCAGGGATGCATCCACCCAAACAAACACAGGAGCTGACGTGGCCTGAGGACTGATCTTGGGGAACCTTTCTGTACCCCAATGGGCACCATCCACACAAGCCCACGGGTGGCCTGACCAGCCATCGTGGAGTGGATGggggcttggggacatggtccTCCGGGCACTCACCTTGAACTTTTTCCCTGTTGTGGCTAAGCCAGCGCCAGAGGGGCaggatgctgcagctgcacacCCAGGGGTTGTCCTGCAGGAGGACAGCttggagctggggcagggcaaGAAGCACCCCCGGCTCCAGCTTCCCCAGCCTGTTGCTGCCCAGGTTGAGCGTGGTCAGGCTGGTGAGGGGCAGGAAGGTTTCGGGGGTCAGCACGATTAGGTAGTTGTTGCTGAGGTCCAGCTCCTGCAACACCCCGAGCCCCACCAGTGCCTGGCTGTGGATCAGCCCTAGACGGTTGTAGGGCAGACTGAGCCGCAGCAGCTCCggcaggggagggaaggagcgTGGCCCCAGCATGGTGATGAAGTTGTAGTCGAGCCACAGGGCGCTGGTGTTGGTTGCCAGGCTCTGCGGCACCTCACGGAGGGCACGCTCGCTGCAGTCAACCTCCCCCGAGGAGCAGCGGCACACGGCGGGGCAGGCTGTCGAGGGCAGCGGGTGCAGGAGAAGTAGACAGGCCAGCAGGATGCTGGAGCCCCTCCAGTAGCCCATGGACGGCAAGGTGGCAAGGGCTCTTCGACCTCTCGTGCCGGGGTTCTCCAAGAGGCAGGATGCCCTTCCTTGCCCAGCACCCTCGGGTGAGCCGATGGGTGCCAGGCAGTGCCTGGCTGCAAGGGGAACGGGTGGATGTGCTtggctccctgcagcagcacacatCCCACCGCTCACCGCCACTCTGTCTGCAAACCCAGAGTGGGCTGAGCTCCCGGCTCCAGTTTTCCTTGGGGTGGAGCTGCACttttttcagcaaatatttttgcagtgatGATTGCCCTGGCAAGGTGCAGAGCCGTGCCCTCGTCCCTCCCTCTGCCAGGCACCGCTCCAGCCAGGTAAGCAGccagctctgggcagcctggcatTAACTGCTTGTGTGCAGCTGAAGAGCTGGGAAAAAGCAAATCCAGACCCATCTCTTGGCCTTCATCCTCCCCACAGGGCATCTCCCACGGGTGTTGCCTCTTCAGCCACGTGCAGGGGGGCACATGGACCCAGGACCTCCTAAGCTGACTGGGATGAGACAAAGGACATCAGCAGGAGGTCTAAGTCCATCTTCTGTGATGGCCCACCATGCCTAGAGGTCCTCAGTGGGAAGCTCTGCTGGGAGCCATGGGCCACCACACTGAGTCCAGCCCTTGGCCGGGCTCTGTTTGCCCCCAAGAGACCACAAGACATGCCAAAATGAAGAGAGTTTGGATGTGAGTCCCATGGGCAacccttctcctttccagcagGCTCAAATGTCTGGGAGCACACAGGGTGCCAGCCAAGAGCCTCCACATGAGAACGTGTGGGAAAGGGGAGCTCACTGGACTGATGCTGCTGCCCTAAACTTGTTTACCCTCACCCCAGCGTGACAGCACTGGTTTGAGAGGGCTCAAAGTCTACCTCCACCCTGTTTACACCTGCACCGGTTTCaatgctgcctgcagccccagagcaCAAGGCTGGAGAGGAcaggggacacctcccagcaccCACCATCCTGGGCATAGCTCAGTGGACACTGGGGCACCAGGACACAAGGCTAGTAGCCCCTcagccttcctgcagcccagcacaggGGCCTGGAACAGAGACCCTCCTGCATTTACACCCTTGCAGTTCCTGTCTCATTTGGGACCCCAGCAAGTCCTGGTCCTGGAAAAATCCCTGGCACTTCTGCCCCATGGCTAAAGGGCTGGAAGGGCAGCAAGGCAGCGCATGCCAGCGCCCCAGGCCAGGAACTGGATGTTCCCAAATCTGGGGCAGAAAAGGCAAGCAGGCGGTTTATTAATAGCATCCAGAGGAGCTTTGGTTTGTTTATCTATCCTGCAGCAAACTCGGGTTGCTGCATTAATCCCCATCTGGAAATAATTCAGAGGAATCCttcagcccagcccagccctaGAGCAGGGCACAAACCTGCAGCCACGTGGAGCTGCAGAACCAGATCAGCCTGCCAGCATCCGCGGGTCAGATGGGGACCCACATTGTTAGGGAGTTGTGTCCCCAAATGCTCTTCCTCCCCAGGAGTTGTGTTGCCCACAGCCTGTGGCCATCTGGGACCAGGTGAGATGTCTAAAATTCATTGCATAAAAACCCAGCTATTAAAAGCAAGACCATTTCCAGCTGTTGTCCTCAGAGAGCCCAAGAGGCTGCAAACCCGTCTCAGCTCCTCTGTCTGCCCCTCACTGCACGTCCCCATGGCACAAGAGGTGTCTCCAGTGTCCTGCCTGCCAGGGACACTGGGCAAGCATAGGGCTGTGCTGCACCACTGTGCAGCTTTGGGGCCTGTGCCTACTGATGGAGGGTCCCCCAAGGACtcagcaccagccctgctctggcCAAGGGGTGCCAGCCAGGGTGCCCAGCCAGCAGGCCAAGACTCTTCCCAAAGCGAAGTGATGGAAAGAcagatcagagaatcatagaatggtttgggttgaaagggacctcaaaacccacccagttccaacccctaccacgggcagggacacctcccactggatcaggggctccaagccccatccaacctggccttgaacccctccagagatggggcagccaccactgctctgggcaacctgggccagggcctccccacctcagtgtgaagaacttcttcctaatgtcctaTCTagatcttccctcttccaatttaaagtgattccccctcatcctgtcactccaggcccttttAAGCCCCACAcacctccagctttcctggagcccctttcaccaccagaagctgctctaaggtctccctggagacttctcctctccaggctgcacaaccccaactctcagcctgtccttgtacaggaggcactccagcccttggatcatcttcgtggcctcctcgGGAcacgttccaacagttccatatacTTCTtgtgttggagattccagaactggacacaggattctAGGTGAAGTCTCAAGAGAGACCATCTCCAGAGACCCATCAGtgcctgggagcagcagagacacaaGTAGAGGCACACAGCAAGGGCCAAGTTTCACATGGAAATCAAGACCTGAGCATGGGGACAGGGAGCCATGGACCTTTGTCATCCTCCACCACTGGGAAGCTGGGACCCAATGTGCTAGGCTGAGTTATGCTGGTACCTTTGTATGGACCTGTGCCTGAGGTAGGGATGGACCCTTACCAAAGCTTTCCCACCACTCGCATGTGCAGTATTTGATACGAAGGTAGAGAGGAAGATGCTCTAAGACCATGTGTTACCTTTTATCCCATCCCTGAAGGCTTTAATTTATTGCATGTTTCCATGTAATTAAAGATCTGAGACAGGCAGATGTCTTCTCTACGGAGTCCCTGAATCTCACCACGCTTCTGCTGTCTCCCCTGGGCACCTCTGCCCTCGGACATCCCTGGTACTCCTGCTCCCATAGTTGGAGCCCCCTAGGTCGGGTTTAGCTGGGAACATAACAGCTCAGGCTTTCTTATGGCAGGTGACACCAAGTGGTAGAATTGTGCATGGGTGCTGTGCATGGGGTGGGCGCTGTGCATGGGGTGGGTGCTGTGCATGGGGTGGGCGCTGTGCATGGGGTGAGTGCTGTGCATGGGGTGAGTGCTGTGCATGGGGTGGGCGCTGTGCATGGGATGCATGGGGTGAGTGCTGTGCATGGGATGCATGGGGTGAGTGCTGTGCATGGGGTGGGTGCTGTGCATGGGGTGGGTGCTGTGCATGGGGTGGGCGCTGTGCATCGGGTGGGTGCTGTGCATGGGGTGGGCGCTGTGCATGGGGTGAGTGCTGTGCATGGGGTGGGTGCTGTGCATGGTGTGAGTGCTGTGCATGGGGTGGGCGCTGTGCATGGGATGCATGGGGTGAGTGCTGTGcatggggtgggtgctgggcatGGGATGCATGGGGTGAGTGCTGTGcatggggtgggtgctgggcatGGGATGCATGGGGTGAGTGCTGTGCATGGAGTGAGTGCTGGGCATGGGGTGGGCGCAGCATTCCTcgggctgcagccctggcaccCAGAGCAGAGTCAGCCAAGTACCAGGATGGCCCAAAGGACACAGGATCACTGCTGGCCCCAGGGAAGTGCAGGATAGGGTCTGCTGCTGTGCCCCGAGAGGCAGCCAGAGTTGTGTGATGCCGGGCATTGGAAAAGTTCACAAACCACATGGAAAGAGGACGCAGAAGATCGGCTCTGAGTAAGAACTGCAAGAGCTGCTGAGGCGATGCCAAGCCATGCCCAGGACCTGTATTACCATCACCCCGGTGCACCCCAGTCCTCCACATTTGGCCTCTGTTAACCCCATACATAGCTATTCAGGCTCTCATCCTTGCACTTGTATTTAGAATCAAGCAGGGAAAGCTGTGCAGACACACGACCTGGAAAAACAGATGGGCTTCTGTCCCAGCTGCATTCAGGTATGCAGGCAGGGAGGTGAAGAGAGAGGCAGGAATAAAACCCACACCTGGATCAACCCACGGTGCACAAGGCCAAGCAGAAGCTCCCACGGGCTCTGTCATCCTTGATTTCTACTGTCCAGTTATCTcaacaaaaaaatgtcttgTGCAAATGTTAAGCAGAACAAACACTGAGAGGAAAGCAATCTGGCAGGGCAGGTTGTTTCTCCCTGTCCTGCCCGCACCCCAGGCAGGGCTTGCTCCAGGCAATCTGGAGGCTTTCTGACAAATACAACCAAGCCTTGCAGCCCATCAGGGCCACCAGAGTGCTGTTTAATATGCATCAAGCTTTTTGGGTGCCACACActccccagagcatccctgtgtTGCTGCGCTGTGCTTGTTCCCTGCCTGGGGGATGCTCAGTGATGgtgtccctgctgcagagccatGTGCATGGAACAGGCAGGCGTGAGAAAGCCCTGGGCTAGGAGGCATTCATGGTGGTTGGAGCAGGTTTCTGAGTTGTCAAAGGGACAGGTtgggtaggatgagggggtgGGGGCATCCTCATCCACCCCTCTtgcaccccaaatcctggaAGGATAGACCACAAGCCCTGAGCAGGCTGAAGCACTTCCCAGGCTGCAAGCATCGCCCCACCACTATGTCAACATGTGGGTCTGGGGGCATGGTTTCCCCAACAATGGTCCTAGATTGCACTCCAGCTGCTCACACGCCGCTGGCAGCCCCCCCCTCATGTTCAGCTCTCAAAGGCTGCCGTCACTCCACAGCAAAGGCATGGCCGGCAGCAGCCGCGGCGAGGGTACGGCATCGGGGGCACCATGTCTTGGCACAGCCCCGACGGCTGTTCGGTGACCACCTTCTCCTTGCATGAGCCCTTGGTGGCTAAGTCGGGCTGGGACCTGCTGGCCCCCCGAGGATGCTCCTTGTCAGCCTTGACAGCAAGGAAGGTGGCCAGGTCGAGGTCGAGCATGGCGACACCACCACGTGGCGTGGGTGTGTTTTGGCGGCACTGTGGGCAGGGGATCCAGTGCTGCTCGTTGGCGATGGCGTCAAGGCGCTTCAGGCAGGCTTGGCAGAAGGTATGGCCGCAGTAGAGCCGGCGTGGCAGCCGGCCGCTCAGGTCGTAGGAGGAATAGCAGATGATGCACTCAAGTCGCTGGCTGCTGTGGCTTGGGGTGCGCGAGTGCACTCCGACGCACAGCCCTGCATCCTCTGCTCGGGGGCTGTCGCTGGCCTGGGACAtgctgggaaggggagaggagccATCATCACCCTGCCATGCCTGACCCCCTCCTCTGAGTCCATCTGATGTGGGAGAGGTTGGACCATCCCCACGTGGCGGGTGCCCAGGGGCATCAGGCTCCCTTCCCAacatccctgcctgccctgagGCCAGCCCTTCCTGGAAGAGCAGGATCCTGCCACTGCAGTGGGTTCTCCCTGCATCCATGGGGGATGCATCTTTCCTGGTGCCatgctgcatccctgctgggagctctgccagctctgtcaGCCCATGGGGAATAAGGAAGGGTTGCCCAGACCTCAGCAACCTGCTCAAGAAACACGGTGGTGGGCAGGAGCGTGTTGACCAGGTGGAAAagagagcagcagccagaggagcaggcagtggCACAGCCTTGCTCCTCACCTAACCCCTTTCAGCAATAGGGGATGAGCACACAGGCTGACACAGAGGAGTTGAGGGGCTCAGCCTCATCTTAAGGCAGGTCTGGTACCCACCAGTATATTTGTAAACCTCTCCTGGAGGCCACCAAGATCCCACTCCATCTCTACAGGTGACCTGAAGCATTTTGATATACACGAACATCCACCCTGTCCTTCCCCATCCCCCATCCCTACCTGTCCTCAGATGCTCCCCTGGGGGCTCAGGGAAGGTGGCAGAAGGGCTGTGCCATCCTTGGGGGCTGCAGCAGTTCCATGGGGAGAATGAGGGCCCAAGCCGCCAGCAGCTCCCCGGTCAGGTCCCACCggctgctggtggctgtggcagTGGGAAGGGGCTCACCTTTCAGGGACAGGTAGGCTATCGGatctgctgctgggaagccaAGCCTGGGAGGTTGGGTTACAAGCACCTGGATAACAAAGACTTCTGAAATCTAAGCCTCAGGAGCAGTTGTTAACCATCCATCGCTGCTTCATTAGTAGAAGAAACCCTCCCTGAGAGGCCAAGGGGCTTCACTGTgagaggagaagactgagatATCAGCTGTACCTGGGCAGCAGAGGTGGAATCTTCAACATCTTCTGCCACCACCCCCAACCAGAAACATCTGGGAGGAAGCTGGCCAGTGGAGACACCCCACCACACTCCAGCCACACATCCCCAGGTGGTTGAGGCTGCAGGGATGTCTGTGACCTGAGCAGGAGGGTGCAGTGAGGCTCCAGGCTGAGAAAGGTGGAGGAGTTGGTGGGGGATATAGAGATATGGGAAGG from Cuculus canorus isolate bCucCan1 chromosome 19, bCucCan1.pri, whole genome shotgun sequence includes the following:
- the RNF224 gene encoding RING finger protein 224, translating into MSQASDSPRAEDAGLCVGVHSRTPSHSSQRLECIICYSSYDLSGRLPRRLYCGHTFCQACLKRLDAIANEQHWIPCPQCRQNTPTPRGGVAMLDLDLATFLAVKADKEHPRGASRSQPDLATKGSCKEKVVTEQPSGLCQDMVPPMPYPRRGCCRPCLCCGVTAAFES
- the LRRC26 gene encoding leucine-rich repeat-containing protein 26; amino-acid sequence: MCAAAGSQAHPPVPLAARHCLAPIGSPEGAGQGRASCLLENPGTRGRRALATLPSMGYWRGSSILLACLLLLHPLPSTACPAVCRCSSGEVDCSERALREVPQSLATNTSALWLDYNFITMLGPRSFPPLPELLRLSLPYNRLGLIHSQALVGLGVLQELDLSNNYLIVLTPETFLPLTSLTTLNLGSNRLGKLEPGVLLALPQLQAVLLQDNPWVCSCSILPLWRWLSHNREKVQEQSSLLCRVPEQLNKHPILDFGNESFRQCQETSLPAQHYIAFFIIGPFSFMASIFICTFMGSTTVIYHNLRRDPHFWRRSHICSGR